One segment of Pandoraea pnomenusa DNA contains the following:
- a CDS encoding FadR/GntR family transcriptional regulator, which translates to MALDPQTMREPLEIKQQKRGDLVAEAIKRLITEGNLLPGDRLPREVELQQMFGVSKSTIREALKSLEVQGLIKVSTGPTGGGMVVEVPLERTFQLLQNYLFFKEVSIDDIYTVRQLLEPELAAGAVPHLTEADFEALEHNMACCSPASQDRRELLRQRQADVDFHDILAAANPNSFLRFTCELVNEMIRQLIVFGNETPRREHEKFGTANVDIHRQITDAAREGDASRVRELMQFHMQEARTYIKRMNGKLRGRLILDSDIVDMQQRVRSHKSSSAAASAPAGGARRKAATGAASAGREAAATKRTPRRTSGEGDTAQTVKAVPKTIRATRTAGPAGPAKATKSARAKAKAGVVAKSPVARKRRVVED; encoded by the coding sequence ATGGCATTGGATCCGCAAACGATGCGCGAGCCGTTGGAAATCAAACAGCAAAAACGCGGCGATCTGGTCGCCGAAGCCATCAAGCGCCTGATCACGGAAGGCAATCTTCTGCCCGGCGATCGTCTGCCGCGCGAAGTCGAGTTGCAGCAGATGTTCGGCGTGTCGAAGAGCACCATTCGCGAAGCGCTCAAGTCGCTCGAGGTGCAGGGGCTCATCAAGGTGAGCACGGGTCCGACGGGCGGCGGCATGGTGGTGGAAGTGCCGCTCGAGCGTACCTTCCAGCTGCTTCAGAACTATCTCTTCTTCAAGGAAGTGAGCATCGACGACATCTACACGGTGCGTCAGTTGCTCGAGCCCGAGCTCGCCGCCGGCGCGGTGCCGCATCTGACCGAGGCCGACTTCGAGGCGCTGGAGCACAACATGGCGTGCTGCAGTCCGGCGTCGCAGGATCGGCGCGAGCTGCTGCGCCAGCGTCAGGCCGACGTCGACTTTCACGACATTCTCGCGGCAGCGAATCCCAACAGCTTCCTGCGTTTCACGTGCGAACTCGTCAACGAGATGATTCGCCAGCTGATCGTGTTCGGCAACGAGACACCGCGCCGCGAGCACGAGAAGTTCGGCACGGCCAACGTCGACATTCACCGGCAGATCACCGACGCGGCGCGCGAAGGCGATGCGTCGCGCGTGCGCGAACTGATGCAGTTCCACATGCAGGAAGCGCGCACGTACATCAAGCGGATGAACGGCAAGTTGCGCGGACGCCTCATTCTCGATTCGGACATCGTCGACATGCAGCAACGCGTGCGCTCGCACAAGAGCAGCAGCGCGGCGGCGTCGGCGCCTGCGGGTGGCGCTCGGCGCAAAGCGGCCACGGGTGCGGCGTCGGCGGGCCGCGAGGCGGCGGCAACGAAGCGGACACCGCGCAGGACGTCGGGCGAGGGTGACACGGCGCAGACGGTGAAAGCCGTGCCGAAGACGATTCGGGCCACCCGGACGGCCGGGCCGGCCGGGCCGGCGAAAGCAACGAAGTCCGCGAGAGCAAAGGCAAAGGCGGGTGTCGTTGCGAAGTCGCCGGTGGCGCGAAAGCGTCGTGTCGTGGAAGACTGA
- a CDS encoding ABC transporter substrate-binding protein, which yields MNRRELLKLAAAASLPASLFTARDVFAQGSGAIQLACPVPMSGPFAANGKFADLGMKLVVEQYGKVLGRPLAYTTLDTEGKPATAIRRVQEIAQQKGARFFAGGILSSEALAMGKEVEKAGGVFITTAGADEITGKDCNSATFRWSVPTFGAIEQTVRPLIESMPKAKRWYTITPQYVFGEGLLTAAKNIFKEKGIEHVGNSYHSLSEKEFSGYLTNAMAAKPDVLLLLNFGSQSSDALRQAVSFGMKKNCTILMAWASGLEQFETLGADLCDGVYFGAQYWHAVASPLNLDLVKRTQDRFKQNPNYSLAGSYICTKLMLDAMVKAGSAEPKAVIAAMEGMKYDGLTGPEEIRKGDHQVLKNYYLLKGKAKSKMKNADDFADIVSAGKSFLPLDKTECKMA from the coding sequence TTGAATCGTCGTGAACTGTTGAAGCTCGCCGCCGCAGCGTCTTTGCCTGCCTCCCTATTCACCGCTCGCGACGTGTTCGCACAGGGCTCCGGCGCCATCCAGCTGGCCTGCCCGGTACCGATGTCGGGACCGTTTGCCGCCAACGGCAAGTTTGCCGACCTCGGCATGAAACTTGTCGTGGAGCAGTACGGCAAGGTGCTCGGCCGTCCGCTCGCCTACACCACGCTCGACACCGAGGGTAAACCCGCCACGGCGATCCGCCGCGTGCAGGAAATCGCGCAGCAAAAGGGCGCGCGCTTCTTCGCGGGCGGCATCCTGTCGTCCGAGGCGCTCGCCATGGGCAAGGAAGTCGAGAAAGCGGGCGGCGTGTTCATCACGACCGCCGGCGCCGACGAGATCACCGGCAAGGACTGCAACAGCGCAACGTTCCGCTGGTCCGTGCCGACGTTCGGCGCCATCGAGCAGACCGTGCGCCCGCTCATCGAGTCGATGCCCAAGGCCAAGCGCTGGTACACGATCACGCCGCAGTATGTGTTCGGCGAGGGCCTGCTCACCGCCGCGAAGAACATCTTCAAGGAAAAGGGCATCGAACACGTCGGCAACAGCTATCACTCGCTCTCGGAAAAGGAATTCTCCGGCTACCTCACCAACGCGATGGCGGCCAAGCCGGACGTGTTGCTGTTGCTGAATTTCGGTTCGCAATCGTCCGACGCCCTGCGTCAGGCAGTGAGCTTCGGCATGAAGAAGAACTGCACGATCCTGATGGCGTGGGCCTCGGGTCTGGAGCAGTTCGAGACGCTCGGCGCCGATCTGTGCGACGGCGTGTACTTCGGCGCACAGTACTGGCACGCCGTGGCTTCGCCGCTGAACCTCGATCTGGTCAAGCGCACGCAGGACCGCTTCAAGCAGAACCCGAACTACAGCCTCGCCGGCTCCTACATTTGCACCAAGCTCATGCTCGACGCCATGGTCAAGGCGGGCAGCGCCGAACCGAAGGCCGTGATCGCCGCCATGGAAGGCATGAAGTACGACGGTCTCACGGGTCCGGAAGAGATTCGCAAGGGCGATCATCAGGTGCTCAAGAACTACTATCTGCTCAAGGGCAAGGCCAAGTCGAAAATGAAGAACGCCGACGATTTCGCCGACATCGTCAGCGCCGGGAAGTCCTTCCTTCCGCTCGACAAGACCGAGTGCAAGATGGCTTGA
- a CDS encoding branched-chain amino acid ABC transporter permease has translation MNVYLLQVINGVGIGMLYFLLAVGLSIIFGLLRFVNFAHGAFYLLGAYFCYQALQWGLSFWLALIVCPIVVGALAWIAEKVLLSRIYEKAHEFHILVTVGLALVVQELVIIVWGPLGDNVAVPEMLDGVVMWGSFIYPKYRLFLIGFTAVFAAVLWWLLEGTRLGSAVRAGSESSEMVSLLGINVFRVFSFAFALGAGTAALAGVLAAPVRGVEPFMGIEALGIAFVVVVIGGMGSFAGALVGGLVIGIVQSLMSTIWPEGARLMIYVAMAAVLLMRPHGLLGRG, from the coding sequence ATGAACGTCTATTTGCTGCAAGTCATCAACGGCGTCGGCATCGGAATGCTGTACTTCCTGCTGGCTGTCGGGTTGTCGATCATCTTCGGCCTGCTGCGCTTCGTGAACTTCGCGCACGGCGCTTTCTATCTGCTCGGTGCCTATTTCTGCTATCAGGCGCTGCAGTGGGGCCTGTCGTTCTGGCTCGCCCTGATCGTGTGTCCGATCGTCGTGGGCGCGCTGGCCTGGATCGCCGAGAAGGTGCTGCTCTCGCGCATCTACGAGAAAGCGCACGAATTTCACATTCTCGTCACCGTCGGGCTTGCCCTGGTGGTGCAGGAACTCGTCATCATCGTATGGGGCCCGCTCGGCGACAACGTGGCCGTGCCCGAAATGCTCGACGGCGTGGTGATGTGGGGCAGCTTCATCTATCCCAAGTACCGGCTGTTCCTCATCGGCTTCACGGCCGTGTTTGCCGCCGTGCTCTGGTGGCTGCTCGAAGGCACGCGCCTGGGCAGTGCCGTGCGTGCGGGCAGCGAATCGTCGGAGATGGTGTCGCTGCTGGGCATCAACGTGTTCCGGGTGTTCAGCTTCGCGTTCGCGTTGGGGGCGGGCACGGCGGCACTGGCCGGCGTGCTGGCCGCGCCGGTGCGGGGTGTCGAACCGTTCATGGGCATCGAAGCGCTCGGCATCGCGTTCGTGGTGGTGGTCATCGGCGGCATGGGCAGCTTCGCCGGGGCACTCGTGGGCGGCCTCGTGATCGGCATCGTGCAAAGCCTGATGAGCACGATCTGGCCGGAAGGCGCACGATTGATGATCTACGTGGCCATGGCGGCGGTGCTGCTCATGCGCCCGCACGGCTTGCTCGGGAGGGGATGA
- a CDS encoding branched-chain amino acid ABC transporter permease, giving the protein MLARYRFWLLAAAVTLILPLTLSSGTLATEVLVYALAVLGCNLLLGYTGLLSFGQGIFFGLGSYTLGIMLTRTSLPMPLAVVIAIVLGAAIAAIVGSFAIRQKGTYFVMLTLACAQMFYFVAYTATDWTGGDNGLLDIPRHSLSLGGKTLIPLESPWQYYTFVAAIFLIVFAILLRVADSVFGRTLLAIRDNETRAAAIGYHVKTFKLVAFAISGAVTALAGALHALMTGIAPLSNIEYHTSEMILVMTVIGGTGNLFASVLGAAFYVLAADWLSTLWPRWLLLLGLLLIAVSLFVHRGLWGVGESLWQRVAGKRGPANGKNGERGKLDTQGDPT; this is encoded by the coding sequence ATGCTGGCACGTTACCGTTTTTGGCTTCTCGCGGCAGCCGTCACCCTGATCCTGCCGCTCACGCTCTCGTCGGGCACGCTCGCCACCGAAGTGCTCGTCTACGCGCTGGCGGTGCTTGGCTGCAACCTGCTGCTCGGCTACACCGGTCTGCTCTCGTTCGGCCAGGGCATCTTCTTCGGCCTGGGCAGTTACACGCTGGGCATCATGCTCACCCGCACGTCGCTGCCGATGCCGCTCGCGGTCGTCATCGCCATCGTGCTCGGCGCGGCAATCGCCGCGATCGTCGGCAGCTTCGCGATCCGGCAGAAGGGCACGTATTTCGTCATGCTCACGCTCGCGTGCGCACAGATGTTCTACTTCGTGGCCTATACCGCCACGGACTGGACCGGCGGCGACAACGGCCTGCTCGACATCCCGCGCCATTCGCTCTCGCTGGGCGGCAAGACGTTGATTCCGCTCGAGTCGCCCTGGCAGTACTACACCTTTGTCGCGGCGATCTTCCTGATCGTCTTCGCCATCCTGTTGCGTGTGGCCGATTCAGTGTTCGGGCGCACGCTGCTCGCGATTCGCGACAACGAAACGCGCGCCGCGGCCATCGGCTATCACGTGAAAACGTTCAAGCTGGTGGCGTTCGCCATCTCCGGCGCCGTCACGGCGCTCGCCGGCGCGCTGCACGCGCTGATGACGGGAATCGCCCCGCTGTCGAACATCGAATATCACACGAGCGAAATGATTCTGGTGATGACGGTCATCGGTGGCACGGGCAATCTCTTCGCCTCGGTCCTCGGCGCCGCGTTCTACGTGCTCGCGGCCGACTGGCTCTCCACGCTCTGGCCACGATGGCTGCTCTTGCTCGGACTGCTGCTCATCGCCGTGAGCCTGTTCGTGCATCGCGGGCTTTGGGGCGTGGGCGAGTCGCTGTGGCAGCGCGTTGCCGGCAAACGCGGTCCGGCGAACGGCAAGAACGGCGAGCGCGGCAAACTGGATACGCAGGGAGACCCGACATGA
- a CDS encoding ABC transporter ATP-binding protein gives MSDALIEASGIVKRYGKFTALHGVDLRVAPRTVHSVIGPNGAGKTTLFHMLTGTVPVSGGRILFDGHDVTTEADYRRVQRGIARSFQVTALFQNLSVRENLRLAALGVTPRRALSCWRKADGARACAEIVDDVLTRLALTRHADTAAGLLSHGQQRRLEVGMALAARPKAIFLDEPTSGMGIDDLDDMKQLIRGLRDDHTVVLIEHNMNIVMDISDTITVMQQGRVLVEGKPDAIRADDRVRAAYLGNMITGGRA, from the coding sequence ATGAGCGACGCACTGATCGAAGCCTCGGGCATCGTCAAGCGCTACGGAAAATTCACGGCGCTGCACGGCGTCGACCTGCGCGTGGCACCGCGCACCGTGCACTCCGTCATCGGCCCGAACGGCGCGGGCAAGACCACGCTCTTTCACATGCTGACCGGCACCGTGCCGGTCTCGGGCGGGCGCATCCTGTTCGACGGACACGACGTCACGACCGAGGCTGACTATCGCCGCGTGCAACGCGGCATCGCGCGCTCGTTTCAGGTCACGGCCCTGTTCCAGAACCTGTCGGTTCGCGAGAACCTGCGCCTGGCGGCCCTGGGGGTCACACCGCGACGCGCGCTGTCTTGCTGGCGCAAGGCCGACGGCGCGCGCGCCTGCGCCGAGATTGTCGACGACGTGCTCACCCGCCTCGCGCTCACGCGTCACGCGGACACCGCCGCCGGCTTGCTCTCGCACGGCCAGCAGCGCCGGCTGGAAGTTGGAATGGCGCTCGCCGCGCGCCCGAAGGCGATCTTTCTCGACGAACCCACTTCGGGCATGGGCATCGACGACCTCGACGACATGAAGCAGCTCATTCGCGGCCTGCGCGATGACCACACCGTGGTGCTCATCGAGCACAACATGAACATCGTGATGGACATCTCCGACACGATCACCGTCATGCAGCAGGGCCGCGTCCTCGTCGAAGGCAAGCCCGACGCGATTCGCGCAGACGACCGCGTGCGAGCGGCGTACCTCGGCAACATGATCACTGGAGGCCGCGCATGA
- a CDS encoding ABC transporter ATP-binding protein gives MILDVAGIHSYYGKSHILQGVSLTVGDGELVTLLGRNGAGKSTTLKTIAGVVPPRAGSIAFLGKPVAGQPAHRIAARGVCFVPEHRGIFKLLTVEENLKLGARRDSPWQLADIYRIFPRLQERRKNGGAQLSGGEQQMLAIGRALMNHPRLLMLDEPVEGLAPVIVEEIVAQLKLIKQAGVAILLVEQNLEVCTQLADRHYIVEQGVIVYGADNATFLADEVVKDRYLGVGVA, from the coding sequence ATGATTCTCGACGTCGCAGGCATTCACAGCTATTACGGCAAGAGCCACATTCTTCAGGGCGTGTCGCTCACCGTCGGCGACGGCGAGCTCGTCACGCTGCTTGGCCGTAACGGCGCCGGCAAGTCCACCACGCTCAAGACCATTGCCGGCGTGGTTCCCCCTCGCGCCGGCAGCATCGCGTTCCTCGGCAAACCGGTCGCCGGACAACCGGCGCACCGCATTGCCGCGCGCGGCGTGTGCTTCGTGCCGGAGCATCGCGGCATCTTCAAGCTGCTCACCGTCGAAGAGAATCTCAAGCTCGGCGCGCGACGCGATTCGCCGTGGCAGCTGGCCGACATCTACCGGATCTTTCCGCGCCTTCAGGAGCGCCGCAAGAACGGCGGCGCCCAGTTGTCCGGCGGCGAGCAGCAGATGCTGGCCATCGGGCGCGCGCTGATGAACCACCCGCGTCTGCTCATGCTCGACGAGCCGGTCGAAGGGCTCGCCCCGGTGATCGTCGAGGAGATCGTGGCGCAGTTGAAGCTCATCAAGCAGGCGGGCGTGGCGATCCTGCTCGTCGAACAGAACCTGGAAGTCTGCACGCAGCTCGCCGATCGACACTACATCGTCGAGCAGGGCGTGATCGTGTACGGCGCGGACAACGCGACGTTCCTTGCCGACGAAGTGGTCAAGGATCGCTATCTCGGCGTGGGCGTGGCCTGA
- a CDS encoding Zn-dependent hydrolase, protein MQRLDQPAAAMRVDGARLWDSLMQLARIGATEKGGVCRLALTDLDRQGRDLFVKWAKEIGCTVRVDAIGNLFARRAGRDDALPPVMTGSHIDTQPTGGKFDGNYGVLAGLEVLRTLNDNGVVTQAPLEVAVWTNEEGSRFVPVMMGSGVYAGAFSLEHALAQKDHDGVSVADALHAIGYAGETSAVGHPGAVGAYFEAHIEQGPVLEAHGKTIGVVQGALGQRWYDVTVTGMEAHAGPTPMELRRDALLAAAQLIQAVNRIACEHAPHARGTVGWVDNYPNSRNVIPGRVKLSVDLRAADDATLDALNAALRAECAALSTNGIDVAIEQVVYFPPQPFAPELVAAIRDGAQALGLSSMDAISGAGHDAVYLARIAPTAMIFVPCKDGISHNEIEDADPAHLEAGCNVLLQAMLQRAGGVA, encoded by the coding sequence ATGCAACGTCTCGATCAACCGGCTGCCGCAATGCGCGTGGATGGCGCGCGTCTGTGGGACAGCCTCATGCAGCTCGCACGGATCGGCGCCACGGAAAAAGGCGGTGTCTGCCGTCTCGCGCTGACCGATCTCGACCGCCAGGGCCGCGATCTGTTCGTGAAGTGGGCGAAGGAGATCGGCTGCACGGTGCGTGTCGACGCCATCGGCAATCTCTTCGCGCGCCGCGCCGGACGCGACGACGCCCTGCCGCCGGTCATGACCGGCAGCCACATCGACACCCAGCCGACGGGCGGCAAGTTCGACGGCAACTACGGCGTGCTCGCCGGCCTGGAAGTGCTGCGCACGCTCAACGACAACGGCGTCGTGACGCAGGCGCCGCTCGAGGTCGCCGTGTGGACGAACGAGGAGGGCTCGCGCTTCGTCCCGGTGATGATGGGCTCGGGCGTCTACGCCGGGGCTTTCTCGCTGGAGCATGCGCTCGCGCAGAAGGACCATGACGGCGTGAGCGTCGCCGACGCCTTGCACGCCATCGGCTACGCCGGCGAGACGTCCGCCGTCGGCCATCCCGGCGCGGTCGGTGCGTATTTCGAAGCGCACATCGAGCAGGGGCCGGTGCTCGAAGCGCACGGCAAGACCATCGGTGTCGTGCAGGGGGCACTTGGTCAGCGCTGGTACGACGTCACCGTCACCGGTATGGAAGCCCATGCGGGCCCCACGCCGATGGAACTGCGCCGCGACGCGCTGCTCGCCGCCGCACAGCTGATTCAGGCGGTGAACCGCATTGCCTGCGAGCACGCGCCGCACGCACGCGGCACGGTCGGCTGGGTCGACAACTATCCGAACTCGCGTAATGTGATTCCCGGGCGCGTGAAGCTCTCCGTCGATCTGCGCGCCGCGGACGACGCCACACTCGATGCACTCAACGCCGCGTTGCGCGCCGAGTGTGCCGCACTGAGCACGAACGGGATCGACGTCGCCATCGAGCAGGTCGTGTACTTCCCGCCGCAACCGTTCGCGCCCGAACTCGTCGCCGCGATCCGCGACGGAGCGCAAGCGCTGGGCCTGTCGTCCATGGACGCGATCAGCGGCGCCGGACACGACGCGGTGTATCTCGCACGTATCGCGCCGACGGCCATGATTTTCGTGCCTTGCAAGGACGGCATCAGCCACAACGAAATCGAAGACGCCGATCCCGCGCATCTGGAAGCGGGTTGTAACGTGCTGTTGCAGGCAATGCTCCAACGCGCGGGAGGTGTCGCATGA
- a CDS encoding acetyl-CoA C-acyltransferase, with translation MDNDVVILGAVRTPIGEFGGSLRHKPPAELGACVVRALLTRTGVSGEDVEQTVFGNVHQTAPADMYLGRVAALGGGIAPHAGALTVNRLCGSGLEAVLLAAHFIQSGEAQAAVGGGAETMSLAPYLLPAHRFGAHPGDVVAADTLMGGLIDPMTGAHMGELGERIAARFDISRAQQDAIALASHQRAARAMASGYFDEQTVPVDVGSPGKPVTFARDERVRAAAHADDFAKLKPAFRRNDGTITAANASGINDGAAAVLLASRERARALGRHPVARLIAHARVGVMPEDMGIGPVIATREVLRRAELRMNQMDVIELNEAFASIVGAFLREMALDASRVNPNGGAIALGHPVGATGAVMVTKAVHELRRTGGRYALVTTCIGGGQGIAAIFERL, from the coding sequence ATGGACAACGACGTGGTCATTCTCGGGGCGGTTCGCACCCCCATTGGCGAGTTCGGCGGCAGCCTGCGACACAAACCGCCCGCCGAGCTCGGCGCATGCGTCGTGCGTGCGCTGCTCACGCGCACGGGCGTCTCCGGCGAGGACGTCGAGCAGACGGTCTTCGGCAACGTGCATCAGACGGCGCCGGCCGACATGTACCTCGGCCGCGTGGCGGCCCTCGGCGGCGGCATCGCGCCGCATGCGGGGGCGCTCACGGTCAATCGTCTGTGCGGCTCGGGGCTCGAAGCCGTTCTGCTCGCCGCGCATTTCATCCAGTCGGGCGAGGCACAAGCCGCCGTGGGCGGCGGCGCCGAGACGATGAGTCTGGCGCCGTACCTGCTGCCCGCGCACCGCTTCGGCGCGCATCCGGGCGACGTCGTCGCGGCCGACACGCTGATGGGCGGACTGATCGATCCGATGACCGGTGCGCACATGGGAGAGCTGGGCGAGCGCATCGCTGCGCGCTTCGACATCAGCCGCGCGCAACAGGACGCCATCGCACTCGCCTCGCATCAACGGGCCGCGCGCGCCATGGCCTCCGGATACTTCGACGAACAGACGGTGCCGGTGGACGTCGGGTCGCCGGGCAAGCCGGTCACGTTCGCGCGCGACGAGCGCGTGCGCGCCGCCGCGCACGCAGACGATTTCGCGAAGCTCAAACCGGCCTTCCGTCGCAATGACGGCACCATCACCGCGGCGAACGCCTCGGGCATCAACGACGGCGCCGCCGCCGTCCTGCTCGCAAGCCGTGAGCGCGCGCGCGCACTCGGTCGGCACCCGGTGGCGCGTCTGATCGCCCACGCGCGCGTGGGTGTGATGCCGGAGGACATGGGCATCGGCCCGGTGATCGCCACGCGCGAGGTGCTTCGGCGCGCCGAGCTTCGGATGAATCAGATGGACGTGATCGAGCTCAACGAAGCGTTCGCCTCGATCGTCGGTGCGTTCCTGCGGGAGATGGCGCTGGACGCGTCCCGCGTCAATCCGAACGGGGGCGCCATTGCGCTGGGGCATCCGGTCGGGGCGACCGGTGCGGTGATGGTGACGAAGGCCGTGCACGAACTGCGACGCACCGGCGGGCGCTATGCGCTCGTGACGACCTGCATCGGCGGCGGACAAGGCATCGCCGCCATCTTTGAACGTCTTTGA
- a CDS encoding MFS transporter codes for MNTAAQSTQSARSLPTEGAQPLPMDAAQQRKIVFAAVIGNLLEFFDFTVYSYFALTIGKQFFPSHDPITSSLLAFAVFAVGFVMRPLGGIVLGRYADRAGRKPALTLTILLMALGSAAIGLAPTYAQIGLAAPLLIVGARLLQGFAQGGEFGAATATLLEVGGAKSRGFRASWQLASQGAAALLGSGLAASLGFLLSDDTMHSWGWRIPFLLGTLIAPVGIYLRRHIQEEPPKVKVVAGRHDPKHGVYVRNWFLTIFSIMGMSVSTYVMMYYMPTYCIQYLGLPPKMSMLAGVAASTISLVMCPIYGAWSDRMGRRKPLTMAGRVALIVLLYPAFWIMTHFPSLPVVLAALVVLMLCYTMGSAPAYALMPENFPKHLRAGYMSSAYAIAVSVFGGTAQLVAGWLIRVTGNKMAPAWYMIVCVLISLVAVSMFEETGNKVLDE; via the coding sequence ATGAACACCGCCGCACAATCCACGCAATCCGCGCGATCGCTTCCGACCGAGGGTGCACAGCCCTTGCCGATGGATGCCGCGCAGCAGCGCAAGATCGTTTTCGCCGCCGTCATCGGCAACCTGCTGGAATTTTTCGACTTCACTGTCTACAGCTATTTCGCGCTGACCATCGGCAAGCAGTTCTTCCCGTCGCATGATCCGATCACGTCGTCGCTGCTCGCGTTCGCGGTGTTCGCGGTGGGCTTCGTGATGCGCCCGCTCGGCGGCATCGTGCTCGGCCGTTACGCCGACCGCGCCGGACGCAAGCCCGCGCTCACGCTGACCATCCTGTTGATGGCGCTTGGTTCGGCCGCCATCGGTCTGGCCCCGACCTATGCGCAGATCGGGCTGGCCGCGCCGTTGCTGATCGTCGGCGCGCGTCTGCTTCAGGGTTTCGCGCAGGGCGGCGAATTCGGCGCGGCCACGGCCACGCTGCTGGAAGTTGGCGGCGCGAAAAGCCGTGGGTTCCGCGCGAGCTGGCAGCTGGCAAGCCAGGGTGCGGCGGCGTTGCTCGGTTCGGGGCTGGCGGCGAGCCTCGGCTTCCTGCTCTCGGACGACACCATGCACAGCTGGGGCTGGCGCATTCCGTTCCTGCTCGGCACGCTGATCGCGCCGGTCGGCATCTATTTGCGCCGGCACATTCAGGAGGAGCCGCCCAAGGTCAAGGTCGTGGCCGGTCGCCACGATCCGAAGCATGGCGTGTACGTGCGCAACTGGTTCCTCACGATCTTCTCGATCATGGGCATGTCGGTGTCGACGTACGTGATGATGTACTACATGCCGACGTACTGTATCCAGTACCTGGGTCTGCCGCCGAAGATGTCGATGCTCGCGGGGGTGGCGGCCAGCACGATCTCGCTGGTGATGTGCCCGATCTACGGTGCATGGTCGGACAGGATGGGCCGTCGCAAGCCGCTCACGATGGCAGGCCGGGTGGCGCTCATCGTGCTGCTGTACCCGGCGTTCTGGATCATGACGCACTTCCCGTCGCTGCCGGTCGTGCTCGCCGCGCTGGTCGTACTGATGCTGTGCTACACCATGGGCTCGGCCCCGGCGTATGCGCTCATGCCGGAGAACTTCCCGAAGCACCTGCGTGCGGGCTACATGTCGAGCGCATACGCGATTGCGGTGTCGGTGTTCGGTGGTACTGCCCAGCTCGTCGCGGGCTGGCTGATTCGCGTGACCGGCAACAAGATGGCGCCGGCGTGGTACATGATCGTCTGCGTGCTGATCTCGCTCGTCGCCGTGTCGATGTTCGAGGAAACCGGCAACAAGGTGCTCGACGAATAA
- a CDS encoding M20 aminoacylase family protein, whose amino-acid sequence MSETRYCEVGDLADAREQLADIRHHIHQHPELSYEEVDTSRYVADKLEQWGYQVTRNVGGHGVVASLRAGTSGRTVGVRADMDALPIHEQTGLAYASVHDGKMHACGHDGHTTVLLGAAQQLAKTRNFDGTVHLIFQPAEEAGSNSGAEQMIADGLFERFPCDAIFGLHNHPGVATGTFGFRVGPLMAACDTVKIRIHGRGGHAARPHLAIDPVMIGSSLVMALQTVVARNIDPTEAAVVTVGTFHAGFAPNVIPEEAVIEMSVRSFSATVRATLESRICALAKSHAEGYGASVDIDYIRGYPVLVNTEAETEFARGVAEELVGADHVIAPFPPIAGSEDFAYYLQKVPGCFIRLGNGEGKPMLHNAKYDFNDDNLTIGAAFWTRLVERFLAKDRA is encoded by the coding sequence ATGAGTGAGACTCGCTATTGCGAAGTCGGCGATCTGGCCGACGCCCGCGAGCAACTGGCCGACATCCGGCACCATATCCACCAGCATCCCGAGCTGTCCTACGAGGAAGTCGACACCTCGCGCTACGTGGCCGATAAGCTCGAGCAGTGGGGCTATCAGGTCACGCGCAACGTTGGCGGTCATGGCGTGGTGGCGTCGCTGCGCGCGGGCACCAGCGGGCGCACCGTGGGCGTGCGCGCCGACATGGATGCCCTGCCGATTCACGAGCAGACGGGCCTGGCGTACGCGAGCGTGCACGACGGCAAGATGCACGCGTGCGGTCACGACGGCCATACGACCGTGCTGCTGGGCGCAGCCCAGCAACTCGCGAAGACGCGCAACTTCGACGGCACCGTCCACCTGATTTTCCAGCCGGCGGAAGAAGCCGGTTCGAACAGCGGTGCCGAGCAGATGATCGCGGATGGCTTGTTCGAACGTTTCCCGTGCGACGCAATTTTCGGTTTGCACAATCACCCGGGCGTTGCCACGGGCACGTTCGGCTTTCGCGTCGGCCCGCTCATGGCCGCGTGCGACACCGTGAAGATTCGCATTCACGGGCGCGGGGGGCATGCCGCGCGCCCGCATCTGGCAATCGATCCGGTGATGATCGGCAGCAGCCTCGTGATGGCGCTGCAGACGGTGGTGGCCCGCAACATCGATCCGACCGAAGCGGCCGTCGTCACTGTCGGTACCTTCCATGCCGGCTTCGCACCGAACGTGATTCCCGAGGAGGCGGTCATCGAGATGAGCGTGCGTTCGTTCTCGGCGACGGTGCGCGCCACGCTCGAGTCGCGCATCTGCGCGCTGGCGAAGTCGCATGCCGAAGGCTACGGCGCGAGCGTCGACATCGACTACATCCGCGGTTATCCGGTGCTCGTCAACACCGAGGCGGAAACGGAATTCGCGCGCGGCGTGGCCGAAGAACTGGTCGGCGCCGATCATGTCATCGCCCCGTTCCCGCCCATCGCGGGCAGCGAGGACTTTGCGTACTACCTGCAAAAGGTGCCGGGCTGCTTCATCCGCCTGGGCAACGGCGAAGGCAAGCCGATGCTGCACAACGCCAAATACGATTTCAACGACGACAATCTGACCATCGGGGCCGCTTTCTGGACGCGTCTGGTCGAACGCTTTCTTGCCAAGGACCGCGCATGA